From Syngnathus scovelli strain Florida chromosome 14, RoL_Ssco_1.2, whole genome shotgun sequence, one genomic window encodes:
- the prox2 gene encoding prospero homeobox protein 2, whose protein sequence is MVTPPRALQCICCYTAHITLTVRPSDRQQSVILQSVSSLMNMNLSPKEQSVHSSNEGCLEDDKHSPLLPCLRRNIYDEPLSSYPNGSIISQLLRKTMHSKRALDESHFYISNSTATDSGQEDRSSVSSKDSTTEASSPTCHISTRYSAEVDPPMTDHLQAKRARVENIIRVMAGSPNNRPNGESERPEVDSRDTREFREAYRENKRKQRLPQHQEHSIGGPASGKADDDTNTKDEECHKLKEQLHSMQKLLRQLQEKFLQLYKQEGADDEDKAAADFYTTAESSYTGTEDFERKIRMNPECGDRIKVVSHSAQQRETQNLREMLKQELSRALNDCVDRVLTNVSSLGLDVSSQQRICPSPEVKISSSDNRKNQHDASMQEHPHAEESSAKPHSLDYYDNAEPHQDQTEALSLVVRKPVTTPLSSVASAVKRPYPVHQTPFQFNYSAPLHDSQILEHLLKYGPHSNFGALHCMPHSMERTSPDPVDLPWDTIALRSKVTPSHLSHHSRPSALGPVTVDTLCLPHVKLECGELQNMAERNPYMSLNIQEGLTPSHLKKAKLMFFYTRYPSSNVLKTFFPDVKFNRCITSQLIKWFSNFREFYYIQMEKFARQAIVDGISEVKDITVSRDSELFRALNMHYNKANDFHVPDKFLEVAEITLHEFYKAISVAKDSDPSWKKAIYKVICKLDSDVPDEFKTSSYL, encoded by the exons ATGGTCACGCCTCCAAGGGCACTACAATGCATCTGCTGTTACACTGCTCACATCACATTGACCGTGAGGCCATCAGACCGGCAACAG AGTGTGATTTTACAAAGTGTGTCGAGCCTTATGAACATGAACCTCAGCCCTAAAGAGCAGAGTGTGCACAGCTCAAATGAAGGCTGCCTTGAGGATGACAAACACAGTCCCTTGCTGCCTTGCTTACGCAGAAACATCTACGATGAGCCACTTTCCTCATACCCCAACGGCTCGATCATATCGCAACTTCTCCGAAAGACCATGCACAGCAAAAGGGCACTCGATGAAAGccatttttacatttcaaaTTCGACTGCCACTGACTCTGGACAGGAGGACCGCAGCAGTGTGTCGTCAAAGGACAGCACAACAGAAGCATCCTCCCCCACTTGCCACATTTCAACAAGATACAGCGCAGAGGTAGATCCGCCCATGACGGACCACCTTCAAGCTAAGCGAGCCCGGGTGGAGAACATCATCAGGGTGATGGCAGGCTCTCCCAACAACAGGCCAAATGGGGAGAGCGAGCGACCCGAGGTTGATTCCCGAGACACCAGAGAGTTTCGAGAAGCGTATCGGGAAAATAAACGCAAACAACGGCTCCCTCAACATCAGGAGCACAGTATTGGAGGGCCGGCGAGCGGAAAAGCTGACGATGATACTAACACCAAAGATGAGGAGTGTCACAAACTGAAAGAGCAGCTCCACAGCATGCAAAAGCTTCTGCGTCAACTCCAGGAAAAGTTCCTTCAGCTTTATAAGCAGGAAGGTGCAGATGATGAAGACAAGGCAGCTGCTGATTTTTACACTACGGCGGAAAGCAGCTACACGGGCACTGAAGATTTTGAGAGGAAGATTAGGATGAATCCAGAGTGTGGCGACAGAATAAAAGTAGTTAGTCATTCAGCTCAACAAAGAGAGACTCAGAACCTTCGGGAAATGTTGAAGCAGGAGCTGTCCAGAGCTTTGAATGACTGTGTGGACCGTGTGTTGACAAACGTGTCCTCATTAGGACTTGATGTGTCCTCTCAACAGCGAATTTGTCCATCTCCAGAAGTGAAGATCAGTTCAAGTGATAACAGAAAGAATCAACATGATGCTTCAATGCAGGAACATCCGCATGCTGAAGAGAGCTCCGCCAAGCCCCACTCTTTGGACTATTATGATAACGCAGAGCCGCACCAAGACCAGACAGAGGCGCTCTCTTTGGTCGTTCGCAAACCAGTGACGACACCTCTAAGCTCGGTCGCCTCCGCAGTGAAGCGGCCCTATCCGGTCCACCAGACGCCATTCCAGTTCAACTACAGTGCCCCGCTGCATGACAGTCAAATCCTGGAGCACCTTCTCAAGTATGGGCCACATTCTAACTTTGGGGCTCTCCACTGCATGCCCCATTCCATGGAGAGGACCTCACCGGATCCAGTAGACCTTCCTTGGGACACCATTGCATTGAGATCCAAAGTGACACCCAGTCATCTCAGCCACCACTCTCGTCCGTCTGCTCTGGGGCCTGTGACGGTCGACACTCTCTGCCTCCCCCATGTCAAGCTCGAGTGTGGCGAGCTGCAAAATATGGCTGAGCGAAACCCCTACATGTCTCTCAAT ATCCAGGAGGGTCTCACCCCGAGTCACTTGAAGAAAGCCAAACTGATGTTCTTCTACACTCGCTACCCCAGCTCCAATGTCCTGAAGACATTCTTCCCTGATGTCAAG TTCAATCGCTGCATCACATCTCAGCTGATCAAGTGGTTCAGCAACTTCAGGGAGTTCTACTACATCCAAATGGAGAAGTTTGCCCGCCAAGCCATCGTGGACGGCATCAGTGAAGTCAAAGACATCACAGTCAGCAGAGACTCGGAGCTATTCCGTGCACTCAACATGCACTACAACAAGGCCAATGACTTCCAT GTTCCAGACAAATTCCTGGAGGTTGCCGAGATTACTTTGCACGAGTTTTACAAAGCCATTTCTGTGGCCAAAGACTCGGACCCCTCCTGGAAAAAGGCCATCTACAAGGTCATCTGTAAACTAGACAGTGACGTCCCAGATGAGTTCAAGACGTCATCTTATTTGTAG